A single region of the Phycisphaerae bacterium genome encodes:
- a CDS encoding DUF11 domain-containing protein, with protein sequence MMTSPLTRTGWLFLWFGLLTFAPLGALGQDAAATTSGTVRGEQAFPTGNASTSVLLIRHIGPAEMRVNAPFTYEVQVRNLTDANLPEVVITEKLPNAFKVSSIDPKPADSGEGTASWTLTQLGPKASQVIKISGTPSAVGAVSYCTTVAFKTTACAETQIVEPALKLVKTAPAEVIICDPIPVKLVVTNTGTGAVQNVKVVDKLPDGWESGNSKDAINFDAGTLKPGESREFSFQAKATKTGSFVNEATASEPGGLAAKASSETVVRKPALSVTKTGPEIRYIGRPAEYKITVTNTGDAPAKDTTLVDTVSGVGEFVKASDGGQSAGGKVTWSLGTLEPGASKSVELTLVGQKAGTIKDDAVATAYCAQGQASASTEVKGVPAILLEVVDVSDPIEVGADETYIITVTNQGTADDTNIRIECTLPAEEDYVSAEGPTKFKAEGKTVSFEPLATLAPKAKATYRVVVKGTKEQDVRFKTSMTSDMLKSPVEETESTHIY encoded by the coding sequence ATGATGACCTCGCCTCTAACAAGAACTGGATGGCTGTTTCTTTGGTTCGGCTTGTTGACCTTTGCGCCGCTCGGGGCACTGGGCCAGGACGCCGCGGCGACCACCAGCGGCACGGTGCGCGGGGAACAGGCCTTCCCGACCGGCAACGCAAGCACCAGTGTTCTTCTCATCCGGCATATCGGGCCGGCCGAGATGCGCGTCAACGCACCGTTCACCTATGAAGTCCAGGTCCGGAATCTGACCGACGCAAACCTGCCGGAAGTCGTCATCACCGAGAAACTGCCCAATGCGTTCAAGGTGAGCTCCATCGATCCAAAGCCCGCCGACTCGGGCGAGGGGACAGCGAGTTGGACCCTGACACAACTGGGCCCCAAGGCCTCGCAGGTCATCAAGATCAGCGGGACGCCAAGCGCGGTCGGGGCAGTCTCATACTGCACCACCGTGGCCTTCAAGACTACCGCGTGCGCCGAGACGCAGATCGTCGAGCCGGCACTGAAGCTGGTCAAGACCGCCCCGGCCGAGGTCATCATTTGTGACCCGATCCCCGTCAAGCTGGTGGTGACGAACACCGGTACGGGTGCCGTGCAGAACGTCAAGGTAGTCGATAAGCTCCCCGATGGCTGGGAATCGGGCAACAGCAAGGACGCGATCAACTTTGACGCCGGTACCCTCAAGCCCGGAGAGTCTCGCGAGTTCTCCTTCCAGGCCAAGGCGACCAAGACCGGAAGCTTCGTCAACGAGGCAACGGCCTCGGAACCTGGGGGGCTCGCCGCCAAGGCCAGCTCCGAGACGGTGGTGCGCAAGCCGGCACTGAGTGTGACCAAGACCGGCCCCGAGATCCGCTACATCGGTCGCCCCGCCGAATACAAGATCACCGTGACCAACACGGGAGATGCGCCCGCCAAGGATACGACGCTGGTCGACACCGTGTCCGGTGTGGGCGAGTTCGTCAAGGCCAGCGACGGCGGACAGTCCGCCGGCGGAAAGGTCACCTGGAGTCTTGGAACACTCGAGCCCGGCGCTTCCAAGAGCGTCGAGCTGACATTGGTCGGCCAGAAGGCCGGTACGATCAAGGATGACGCGGTCGCCACCGCCTACTGCGCTCAGGGCCAGGCCTCGGCAAGCACCGAAGTCAAGGGTGTTCCGGCCATTCTGCTGGAGGTCGTCGACGTGTCCGACCCCATCGAGGTCGGCGCCGATGAAACCTACATCATCACGGTCACCAACCAGGGTACGGCTGACGACACCAACATCCGCATCGAGTGCACCCTCCCGGCCGAGGAAGACTACGTTTCCGCCGAAGGCCCGACCAAGTTCAAAGCCGAGGGCAAGACCGTCTCCTTCGAGCCACTCGCCACGCTGGCACCCAAGGCCAAGGCGACCTATCGCGTGGTCGTCAAGGGCACCAAGGAACAGGACGTCCGGTTCAAGACCAGCATGACCAGCGATATGCTGAAGAGCCCCGTGGAGGAAACGGAAAGCACGCATATCTATTGA
- a CDS encoding methyltransferase domain-containing protein — MMQTSSASEHLHDNVPVQKPPQFAERFVDRRQAEHYRDRFKKGRRARTNCLENALLRQLGERIGHVQVALDLPCGTGRLSRTLLEFADNVILADSSSAMLEVAREELPDPRVSCQLMDAESISLPDASVDLVFCHRFLYHVTSESRRARMLSEMVRVTRRYVILSYYPPGFLNRWRQFRRRLLRRSTSGGSQLPENQYREEIRAARLRFVHEVAFRHFPVTGVFFVLERA; from the coding sequence ATGATGCAAACGAGCTCAGCCAGTGAGCACCTACATGACAATGTGCCTGTTCAGAAGCCCCCACAGTTTGCGGAACGGTTCGTCGACCGCCGTCAGGCGGAGCACTACCGCGACCGCTTCAAGAAGGGCCGGCGAGCACGCACCAACTGCCTCGAGAACGCTCTTCTGCGGCAGTTGGGAGAACGGATAGGTCATGTCCAGGTCGCCCTGGATCTTCCCTGCGGCACCGGCCGGCTTTCCCGCACCCTCCTGGAGTTTGCGGATAACGTGATCCTCGCGGACTCGTCATCCGCGATGCTGGAAGTGGCCAGAGAGGAATTGCCCGATCCGCGGGTCAGCTGCCAGTTGATGGACGCAGAGAGCATCAGCTTGCCGGATGCAAGCGTCGACCTCGTATTCTGCCATCGGTTCCTGTACCATGTGACCAGCGAGTCACGAAGAGCCCGCATGCTCAGCGAAATGGTCCGTGTGACCAGGCGATACGTGATCCTGTCATACTACCCACCAGGGTTCCTCAATCGCTGGCGCCAGTTCAGGCGTCGCCTGCTGCGCCGCAGTACCTCGGGCGGGTCGCAGTTGCCCGAGAATCAGTATCGCGAGGAAATCCGGGCGGCACGGCTGCGGTTCGTGCATGAGGTAGCCTTCCGGCATTTCCCTGTCACAGGTGTCTTCTTCGTGCTTGAACGCGCCTGA